The Clostridium chauvoei genome has a window encoding:
- a CDS encoding methyl-accepting chemotaxis protein: protein MQFFKSLKISTKLIVSFFVSGILMIAIASIGIFGMSKISDSTEGLYNDNVIGISSIQTIDKNTFNIYSNMRLMMYTKDKSQLQELVKQIDELTAEDSKLMEEYKASITRDEDRKLFDELSKNLVEYRSERAKYIELIEAGKMDEAAKYFDQFSQVRTLVRSSLDKLHNLNNEWAQEALEKNQDIFNGLVKSAIIVIILAIACLIVSSYLIIKAIVKPLNKIGELAERLSDYDFSTSLEVESDDEFGLVANALNSAQENVRDLIKTVINSTQDMSASSEELSATVEEMTSKFEMINESSKEIGSGVQETSATAEELSASIQEVDSSVSILSSKAVDGSSNAINIKEKAAEIEKNSKEAVETTKNLYSNMEQEILKDIEKGRVVDNISVMADTISSIADQTNLLALNAAIEAARAGEQGKGFAVVAEEVRKLAEQSSIAVENVKVTTEKVQEAFRSLSQNSNELLKFMNEKVTGEFENFVQVGEQYQEDGNFINDMSRELASMTEEISATINQVSEAVQNMAEMAEDSSENITGIQESINESTLAMEQVANAAQGQAELAQSLSELLIRFKV, encoded by the coding sequence ATGCAATTTTTTAAGAGTTTAAAAATATCTACAAAGTTAATAGTAAGTTTTTTTGTATCAGGTATTTTAATGATTGCTATTGCATCTATAGGTATATTTGGAATGAGTAAAATCAGTGATTCAACTGAGGGGTTATATAATGACAATGTAATTGGTATTTCATCTATTCAAACTATAGATAAGAATACCTTTAACATTTATTCAAATATGAGACTTATGATGTACACAAAGGATAAAAGTCAATTGCAAGAATTAGTTAAGCAAATTGATGAGCTTACTGCAGAAGATTCAAAACTAATGGAAGAATATAAGGCTAGTATAACAAGAGACGAGGATAGAAAACTTTTTGATGAATTAAGTAAAAATTTAGTTGAATATAGAAGCGAAAGAGCAAAATATATAGAGTTAATAGAAGCAGGAAAAATGGATGAGGCTGCAAAATATTTTGACCAATTTTCCCAAGTAAGAACATTGGTAAGATCAAGCTTAGATAAGCTTCATAATTTAAATAATGAATGGGCTCAAGAAGCTTTAGAAAAAAATCAAGATATTTTCAATGGTTTGGTAAAATCAGCGATAATAGTAATAATATTAGCTATAGCATGTTTAATAGTAAGTTCTTACTTAATTATAAAAGCTATTGTTAAACCTCTTAATAAAATAGGAGAATTAGCAGAAAGATTATCAGATTATGATTTTTCAACTTCACTAGAGGTGGAAAGCGATGATGAATTTGGTTTAGTTGCAAATGCATTAAATTCTGCACAAGAGAATGTTAGAGATTTAATAAAAACTGTTATAAACAGCACTCAAGATATGAGCGCATCAAGTGAAGAATTATCTGCAACAGTAGAGGAAATGACTTCAAAATTTGAAATGATAAATGAATCATCAAAAGAAATAGGTTCAGGAGTTCAGGAAACAAGTGCAACAGCAGAAGAGTTATCAGCTTCTATTCAAGAAGTAGATTCAAGTGTTTCAATACTATCAAGTAAAGCTGTTGATGGAAGTAGCAATGCTATAAACATAAAAGAAAAAGCTGCTGAAATAGAAAAAAATAGTAAAGAAGCTGTTGAAACAACAAAAAATTTATATAGCAATATGGAACAAGAAATTTTAAAAGATATAGAAAAGGGTAGAGTAGTTGATAATATTAGTGTTATGGCGGATACTATTTCATCTATAGCAGATCAAACTAATTTATTAGCACTTAATGCAGCAATAGAAGCAGCAAGAGCAGGGGAACAAGGTAAAGGCTTTGCAGTAGTTGCTGAAGAAGTAAGAAAACTTGCAGAACAATCATCAATTGCTGTTGAAAATGTTAAAGTTACCACAGAAAAAGTTCAAGAAGCATTTAGAAGTTTATCACAAAATAGTAATGAACTTTTAAAATTTATGAATGAAAAAGTTACAGGTGAATTTGAAAACTTTGTACAAGTTGGAGAGCAATACCAAGAAGATGGAAACTTTATAAATGATATGTCAAGAGAGTTAGCATCTATGACAGAAGAGATTTCAGCTACTATAAACCAAGTTAGTGAAGCTGTTCAAAATATGGCTGAAATGGCTGAGGATTCATCAGAAAATATAACTGGAATACAAGAAAGTATAAATGAATCTACGTTAGCAATGGAACAAGTTGCAAATGCTGCACAAGGCCAAGCTGAATTAGCACAATCATTAAGTGAATTACTTATAAGATTTAAAGTTTAA